The region TGATGCCCACGACTCGCGCATGCGGGTTGATAGCGACGTAGTCATATTCTTATCCCCATTCTTCATCGATTTTTGTTCCACTTTCTCCAAAGCTCTCAGGAACTGTTCCATCCTCGGGACGTAGCGCGCTATAAATTCGTCCAGGTTATCACGATCGATCCAGACGTCAGGGCCgcgcaacagcagccaccaaGGCGGATTGTAGACGAACTGAGCTGGCATGCTGTTTGTGAACTCAAAATCAAGGATAGCGGTGATCCGAATGGTGCTCGGATCGATAAGAATATTAGAGGGTCGCATGTCGTCGCAAAATAATCTGAATGTGCCTGCGTCGTCGATGGTATACCTCGGTATTAGTTGCTTGAATAGATGACGGGCGGTGAACCGTCTGATAACATTGGCTTCGTCCTTGGCAATGTTCCGCTGGGTTTCAAGGTGAAGGAGACGCTGGCGCGCGATTGATTCAAAGAAATCAGAGGCGGTGTTGAACGATGCGGTGGGAAGCTGGTCTGCTGGATATCCTGTGCCCGTAACCAACTCATTCATGTCATACGTCAAGGGCCTGCGAGTGACAGTCCAATCCCCGAGAGCATCCTTGGAAATGGCGCCAATAAGAGGAAACTCCATTTGGGATATCTGGTGAATGTAGTCCGCGAGTTGCTCATATATAATGTCAAGAGTGGTGTTGTCAACTGCAGGATCTAGGACGATTTCggcatcctcgtcctcggtaGGCTGTTTGAGCAGTGTCGACAATTTGATCCCTTCAATAAAG is a window of Pochonia chlamydosporia 170 chromosome 5, whole genome shotgun sequence DNA encoding:
- a CDS encoding protein kinase-like domain (similar to Cordyceps militaris CM01 XP_006668786.1) encodes the protein MDFIEGIKLSTLLKQPTEDEDAEIVLDPAVDNTTLDIIYEQLADYIHQISQMEFPLIGAISKDALGDWTVTRRPLTYDMNELVTGTGYPADQLPTASFNTASDFFESIARQRLLHLETQRNIAKDEANVIRRFTARHLFKQLIPRYTIDDAGTFRLFCDDMRPSNILIDPSTIRITAILDFEFTNSMPAQFVYNPPWWLLLRGPDVWIDRDNLDEFIARYVPRMEQFLRALEKVEQKSMKNGDKNMTTSLSTRMRESWASGRFWFDYAARTCLDMDEVYWHVLHNKCFPNNSSHVDEATMKGLDPLIERKMEQLRAYEEEYAARFPDP